Proteins from a genomic interval of Xiphias gladius isolate SHS-SW01 ecotype Sanya breed wild chromosome 23, ASM1685928v1, whole genome shotgun sequence:
- the LOC120785592 gene encoding melanin-concentrating hormone receptor 2 produces the protein MSDLFCKNNHTDNLTGPSCLNSTPSSYSHIDITTFMHIFPSIYGILCSVGVIANGLVIYAVAACKKKMVSDIYVLNLAIADMLFLLVMPFNIHQLVRDKQWVFGNFMCKAVVVVDVSNQFTTVGIVTVLCIDRYIAIVHPTSERRTIHWTIMINMLVWLGSFLLTVPVMMYARVERRQHLEVCMMYLDGPEDMYWYTFYQSILGYIIPLIIISTFYSLTLYHVFSSIRRVKRKQSVWAKRATKMVLMVIALFLICWSPYHVIQVINLSNNTPTIAFIYAYHISICLSYSHSCINPLMLLLFAQNYRERLCRRNTLRSSQHSSKLTVVKTDGSSTTNEPNYRCTVV, from the exons ATGAGTGACTTATTTTGCAAGAACAATCACACAGACAACTTAACCGGCCCGTCATGTCTGAACTCAACTCCCTCGTCGTACAGCCACATCGACATCACCACTTTCATGCACATATTCCCTTCCATTTACGGCATCCTGTGCTCAGTTGGAGTTATAGCCAATGGACTGGTCATCTACGCGGTGGCAGCATGCAAGAAGAAGATGGTATCGGACATCTACGTGCTGAACTTGGCAATAGCGGACATGCTCTTCTTGCTTGTGATGCCTTTCAACATTCACCAGCTGGTCAGAGACAAACAGTGGGTCTTCGGAAACTTTATGTGTAAAGCGGTTGTGGTGGTGGATGTCAGCAACCAGTTTACCACAGTGGGAATTGTTACCGTGTTGTGCATTGACCG GTACATAGCTATCGTCCACCCCACCTCAGAGAGGAGGACCATCCACTGGACCATCATGATCAACATGCTAGTGTGGCTGGGCAGCTTCCTCCTCACCGTCCCGGTCATGATGTATGCCAGGGTTGAGCGCAGGCAGCACTTGGAGGTCTGCATGATGTACCTGGACGGGCCTGAGGACATGTACTGGTACACTTTCTACCAGTCTATCCTGGGCTATATCATCcctctcatcatcatcagcaccTTCTACTCACTCACCCTCTACCACGTTTTCAGCTCCATCCGCCGGGTGAAACGTAAGCAGTCCGTTTGGGCTAAAAGAGCCACCAAGATGGTCCTAATGGTTATCGCACTGTTCCTGATCTGCTGGTCACCCTATCACGTCATTCAGGTGATCAACCTGAGCAACAATACACCAACTATTGCCTTCATCTACGCCTACCACATCAGCATCTGCCTCAGCTACTCCCATAGCTGCATCAACCCGCTCATGCTGCTCCTCTTCGCCCAGAACTACCGTGAGCGTCTTTGCCGCAGGAACACACTGCGCAGCTCCCAGCACTCGTCCAAGCTCACGGTGGTCAAAACAGATGGTTCCAGTACAACCAATGAACCCAACTACCGCTGTACTGTCGTCTAA